One Desulfobulbus propionicus DSM 2032 DNA segment encodes these proteins:
- a CDS encoding ATP-binding protein, translated as MAHKPWRLGTFVIFVLSVTTVTTIFIVGSLILLIRIPMIEQESRAAVRQQAGELVGRMELLLGGLETRLALVRDALARIPLDQREDFLDQAVESAPAFTAMYLVARQGTIVAAGVGPDLRSQRQDTHGIDLSANPLFRAVIGDGQLNWSDNYLSCMSGSITVGLGMVAGADHVLIAEIPPSYFLDTARIVAGEQTSPFWIVDRRGEVITATGDQSATGSFNLLGHPLLQAAIHNTRLPEFFEYMGRRYFAGLAQSPALKWFFIATAPSGWHNPKIRMILVIVAAAFLTAILIGTFLTPFWARQLLTPLASIITQARQVAEGRDDGAWPRGHIRELNDLSTHLETMAVAIREREQRFSTIFHTSPTAMLVSETDADCTASDVNRAWCALFGWTREQILGKKGVEVRFWQSSQVRDRLFAQAVDTPVLEEVWLLHAAGHPLLCRLSTAQFDITGRKMVVWTFEDVTEIRRMDHELRQLNQELEQRVIQRTEDLSRSNKELSQALADLRMTQRELVRAEKMAALGNLVAGVAHEMNTPIGNGLIAVTTLADQARAFRHASAQGIRRSDLEALLANIDQATDIASRNLHRAADLLANFKQVAVDQTSCQRRSFAVHEVIDEIVTTLKPSLKRTPYVIKTAIPSGLTMDSYPGPLGQVLSNLINNAVLHGFDGRPHGCVDIQAEQDADGRIVLRVHDDGKGIAAEMINRIFDPFVTTRMSSGGTGLGLHIAYNAVTNILGGTLTVDSVEGQGTVFTLRLPANAPQATTETAMHYGLPLPQ; from the coding sequence ATGGCACACAAACCCTGGCGGCTAGGCACCTTTGTCATCTTCGTTCTCTCGGTCACCACGGTGACCACCATCTTCATTGTCGGCAGCCTGATCCTGCTGATCCGTATTCCGATGATCGAGCAGGAATCCCGGGCCGCCGTCCGCCAGCAGGCCGGCGAGCTGGTCGGACGGATGGAACTGCTGCTCGGCGGCCTGGAGACCCGTCTCGCTCTGGTCCGCGACGCATTGGCCCGGATCCCGCTCGACCAGCGGGAAGACTTCCTTGACCAAGCCGTGGAATCGGCGCCGGCTTTCACCGCCATGTATCTGGTTGCGCGCCAAGGCACCATCGTCGCGGCCGGCGTGGGCCCCGACTTGCGGTCGCAGAGGCAGGATACCCATGGCATCGACCTGTCGGCCAATCCTCTTTTCCGGGCGGTGATCGGCGACGGACAGCTCAACTGGAGCGACAACTATCTCTCCTGCATGTCGGGCAGCATCACCGTCGGGTTGGGCATGGTTGCCGGAGCGGACCATGTGCTCATCGCCGAGATCCCCCCTTCCTACTTTCTCGACACGGCGCGCATCGTGGCCGGTGAACAGACTTCGCCGTTCTGGATCGTTGACCGGCGGGGCGAGGTTATCACCGCCACCGGCGACCAGTCGGCCACGGGGTCGTTCAATCTCCTGGGCCACCCCTTGTTGCAGGCAGCGATCCACAACACCCGGCTGCCGGAATTTTTCGAATACATGGGACGGCGCTATTTTGCCGGCCTGGCGCAATCACCGGCGCTCAAGTGGTTTTTCATCGCCACGGCGCCGAGCGGCTGGCACAACCCGAAAATCCGGATGATCCTGGTGATCGTTGCCGCCGCCTTTCTGACCGCGATCCTGATCGGAACCTTCCTGACGCCCTTCTGGGCCCGGCAGCTCCTCACCCCCCTGGCCAGCATCATCACTCAGGCCCGACAGGTTGCCGAAGGGCGGGATGATGGCGCTTGGCCGCGAGGGCACATCCGTGAACTCAACGATCTGTCCACCCACCTGGAAACCATGGCCGTGGCCATTCGTGAACGGGAACAACGTTTTTCGACCATCTTCCACACCTCGCCCACGGCGATGCTGGTCAGCGAAACCGATGCCGACTGCACCGCCTCGGATGTCAACCGGGCCTGGTGCGCCCTCTTCGGCTGGACCCGCGAGCAGATTCTCGGCAAGAAAGGAGTCGAGGTCCGCTTCTGGCAATCGTCCCAGGTGCGTGACCGGCTGTTTGCCCAGGCCGTGGACACACCGGTGCTGGAGGAGGTTTGGCTGCTCCATGCCGCCGGCCATCCCCTGCTCTGCCGTCTCTCCACCGCCCAGTTTGACATCACCGGACGGAAAATGGTGGTCTGGACCTTTGAGGATGTCACCGAAATCAGACGAATGGACCATGAACTGCGGCAACTGAACCAGGAGTTGGAACAACGGGTGATCCAGCGGACCGAGGACCTGTCGCGCAGCAACAAGGAGCTGTCCCAGGCTCTGGCCGACCTGCGGATGACCCAGCGCGAACTGGTGCGCGCTGAAAAAATGGCGGCCCTGGGCAATCTGGTCGCCGGTGTCGCCCACGAAATGAACACGCCCATCGGTAACGGCCTGATCGCGGTCACCACCCTTGCCGATCAGGCGCGCGCCTTTCGCCACGCCTCGGCCCAGGGCATCCGCCGCTCGGATCTCGAAGCCCTGTTGGCCAATATCGATCAGGCCACCGACATCGCTTCCCGCAACCTCCATCGGGCCGCCGATCTGCTTGCCAATTTCAAGCAGGTGGCCGTGGATCAGACCAGCTGCCAGCGCCGCAGTTTTGCCGTGCACGAGGTGATCGATGAAATCGTCACCACCCTCAAGCCGTCCTTGAAGCGCACCCCCTATGTGATCAAAACCGCCATTCCCAGCGGCCTGACCATGGACAGCTATCCTGGCCCCCTGGGCCAGGTCCTCTCGAACCTGATCAACAACGCGGTCCTCCATGGATTTGACGGACGGCCGCACGGCTGTGTCGATATCCAGGCCGAACAGGACGCCGACGGCCGCATCGTCCTGCGGGTTCACGATGACGGCAAGGGCATTGCCGCCGAGATGATCAACCGCATCTTCGATCCCTTCGTGACCACACGGATGAGCAGCGGCGGCACGGGCCTGGGCCTGCATATCGCCTACAACGCGGTCACCAACATTCTTGGCGGCACCCTGACGGTCGACAGTGTCGAGGGCCAGGGTACGGTGTTCACCCTGCGCCTGCCGGCCAACGCGCCCCAGGCAACCACGGAAACAGCCATGCACTATGGCCTGCCCTTGCCCCAGTAG
- a CDS encoding diguanylate cyclase domain-containing protein — translation MTSIRSKVFLIIVAVFALLVGVNFFIQRSIIYPSFLELEQKEAGEHLKRIIHAIDREIAHLNKLCGDWAVWDDSYAFMANQSKTFIASNLNEETLEADHLNLLVYCGTDGTIVWRYAVDSLNRQPLAFDFLASGRIAPHHPLLAVHPIADGQKGASGVFNSPFGSLLFATREILQSDGNGPARGYLIMGIFLDASMQQLLREQTRIGFDIVYPPAEIPSQCDIESIEALKHSSLTEMVLGGGNSLRICGIYRDDAGAPLFGLRFLLPRDITRKGIASMRYASALVVVSGLIILLILSAVLHQVILRPVQRLTEHAIRLEQGEEHRLLLDLERNDEIGRLAHSLDTMVQTISQRTKDLKEANEQLIWLSMLDGLTGIANRRMFDLNIKKEWRRAMRDQTPLSLILLDVDFFKGYNDTYGHLQGDQCLIRVASSLQQQVHRPSDLAARYGGEEFVLVLPNTSAEGAMLLAERVRSAVQALAIEHRASQVSPFVSISLGVVTTVPPVEREDGAMHEFLALADKALYQAKQQGRNRAVFEPVPSRRHLGAPDDSKPETHRSGRGEKTSHESRQ, via the coding sequence ATGACATCCATCCGCAGCAAAGTGTTCCTCATCATCGTGGCGGTGTTCGCGCTCCTGGTCGGAGTGAACTTTTTCATCCAACGATCCATCATCTACCCCAGCTTCCTGGAACTGGAGCAGAAGGAGGCCGGTGAGCATCTCAAGCGGATCATTCACGCCATCGACCGGGAAATAGCCCACCTGAACAAGCTCTGCGGCGATTGGGCGGTCTGGGATGATTCCTACGCCTTCATGGCCAACCAGTCCAAAACCTTCATTGCCAGCAATTTGAACGAGGAAACCCTGGAGGCCGACCATCTCAATCTCCTGGTGTACTGCGGAACCGACGGCACCATCGTCTGGCGCTACGCGGTCGACTCGCTCAACCGGCAGCCGCTTGCCTTTGATTTTCTCGCCAGCGGCCGAATCGCGCCGCACCATCCCCTGCTTGCCGTGCACCCCATCGCCGACGGACAAAAAGGCGCTTCGGGAGTCTTCAACTCTCCCTTCGGCTCGCTGCTGTTCGCCACCCGGGAGATTCTCCAGTCCGACGGCAACGGCCCGGCCAGGGGATATCTGATCATGGGCATCTTCCTCGACGCATCGATGCAGCAGCTCCTGCGGGAGCAGACCCGCATAGGGTTCGACATCGTCTATCCCCCCGCGGAAATTCCCTCCCAGTGCGATATCGAGAGTATCGAGGCCCTGAAGCACTCCTCCCTGACCGAAATGGTCCTGGGCGGCGGCAATTCTCTCAGAATCTGCGGCATATACCGGGACGACGCCGGAGCGCCCCTTTTCGGCCTGCGGTTCCTGCTGCCGCGCGACATCACCCGCAAGGGCATTGCCAGCATGCGATACGCCTCCGCTTTGGTGGTCGTCTCCGGGCTGATCATCCTCCTTATCCTCAGCGCCGTGCTTCACCAGGTGATCCTCCGACCGGTGCAACGTCTGACCGAACACGCGATCAGGCTGGAACAGGGGGAAGAGCATCGCCTGCTTCTCGATCTCGAGCGGAACGACGAAATCGGCAGGCTCGCCCACAGTCTCGACACCATGGTCCAGACCATCAGCCAGCGGACCAAGGATCTCAAGGAGGCCAACGAGCAGCTGATCTGGCTGTCCATGCTCGACGGCTTGACCGGGATCGCCAATCGCCGCATGTTCGACCTGAATATCAAAAAGGAATGGCGCCGGGCCATGCGCGACCAGACCCCTCTTTCCCTGATTCTGCTGGATGTGGATTTTTTCAAGGGCTACAATGACACCTACGGTCATCTCCAGGGGGACCAGTGTCTGATCAGGGTGGCGAGTTCCCTCCAGCAACAGGTCCACCGGCCGTCAGACTTGGCGGCCCGCTACGGCGGCGAGGAGTTTGTCCTGGTCCTGCCCAACACCTCGGCAGAGGGCGCCATGCTCCTGGCCGAACGGGTGCGCTCGGCGGTGCAGGCGCTGGCAATCGAACACCGCGCCTCCCAGGTGTCGCCGTTTGTGTCGATCAGTCTCGGCGTGGTGACCACGGTGCCGCCGGTTGAACGCGAAGACGGCGCGATGCACGAATTTCTCGCACTGGCCGACAAGGCGCTGTATCAGGCCAAACAGCAAGGCCGCAACAGGGCAGTCTTCGAGCCTGTCCCGTCTCGGCGCCACCTCGGTGCTCCCGACGACAGCAAGCCGGAAACGCACCGTTCCGGCAGAGGGGAAAAAACATCCCATGAATCCAGGCAATGA
- a CDS encoding ABC transporter substrate-binding protein, with the protein MNKANFWLQGKPGRGIGAFLVVLSLVLAGTACSPPEPIRIGFIGGTSGRGADPGIAGRDGAQLAIERCNQQGGISGRSIELLIKDDAQDPETARKAVEELAARGVEAIIGPMTSDMGLAVTPVVNRQRIVTVSPTVTTEELTGKDDYFFRVTSTTRIFATTNARFQLREKRMRRVGVIYDLGNRTFTENWLRQFRQAFEEGGGSIVAQKTFLSGKDTSSMDLAKDLLTNPIDGILIIANSMDSALLCQQIRKLNNKLPITLADWGATERLLELGGRAVEGVTVVQTFDRNSSHPSYVHYRKTYLDRFKREPGFPGVYAFDSANVILEALSRRKRGQSLKEALLTIREFKGVQSHFSFDDFGDVRRAHVSMSVVKNGQFVVIE; encoded by the coding sequence ATGAACAAGGCAAACTTCTGGTTGCAGGGCAAACCGGGAAGAGGTATCGGCGCTTTTCTGGTCGTGCTGTCGCTCGTGCTGGCCGGCACGGCCTGTTCCCCTCCGGAACCGATCCGAATCGGTTTTATCGGCGGCACCTCCGGCAGGGGGGCCGATCCCGGCATTGCCGGCCGCGACGGGGCGCAGCTGGCCATCGAGCGGTGCAATCAACAGGGTGGCATCTCGGGAAGATCGATCGAACTGCTGATCAAGGATGACGCCCAGGATCCGGAAACCGCCCGCAAGGCGGTGGAGGAGCTCGCCGCCCGGGGCGTGGAGGCGATCATCGGGCCGATGACGAGCGACATGGGCCTGGCGGTGACTCCGGTGGTCAACCGGCAGCGGATCGTGACAGTCAGCCCCACCGTCACCACCGAGGAACTCACCGGCAAGGACGATTATTTTTTTCGGGTGACCTCCACCACCCGCATATTCGCCACCACCAACGCCCGCTTTCAGTTAAGGGAAAAACGGATGCGCCGCGTGGGGGTGATCTACGACCTCGGCAACCGCACCTTCACCGAAAACTGGCTCCGTCAGTTCCGTCAGGCCTTCGAGGAGGGCGGCGGAAGCATCGTCGCCCAGAAGACCTTCCTTTCCGGAAAAGATACCTCCTCTATGGATCTGGCCAAGGACCTACTGACCAACCCCATCGACGGTATCCTGATCATCGCCAACTCCATGGATTCGGCCCTGCTCTGCCAGCAGATTCGCAAGCTCAACAACAAGCTGCCGATCACCCTGGCGGACTGGGGCGCCACCGAACGGCTCCTGGAACTGGGCGGCCGGGCGGTCGAGGGCGTGACCGTGGTCCAGACCTTTGACCGCAACAGCAGTCATCCGTCCTATGTCCACTATCGCAAGACCTATCTCGACCGATTCAAACGGGAACCAGGCTTCCCCGGCGTCTATGCCTTTGACTCGGCCAACGTGATCCTTGAGGCGCTCTCCCGGCGGAAAAGGGGGCAGAGTCTGAAAGAAGCCCTGCTAACGATTCGTGAATTCAAGGGCGTGCAAAGCCACTTTTCTTTCGACGATTTTGGCGATGTCCGCCGAGCGCATGTGTCGATGAGCGTGGTGAAAAACGGCCAATTTGTGGTGATCGAATAA